A part of Clostridia bacterium genomic DNA contains:
- a CDS encoding site-specific integrase → MQYLVEEFLRYAIVERGLSENTASSYSSDLSFFRDYCQKQGITDWKQVTRATVIAYLSVLQAKDRAPATVARHLSAIRSFFHFLNMEYITSEDPTEDLDSPKGNRPLPRVLSIDEVNRLLDQPNLHTPNGLRDKALLELLYGTGMRVSEAVSLNVCHINFDLEMVCCLGKGGKERILPLGSMALQALRNYINLGRPKLAKTKSEEALFINRLGT, encoded by the coding sequence ATGCAGTATTTGGTTGAGGAATTCCTAAGGTATGCAATCGTGGAACGCGGATTATCCGAGAATACGGCCTCCTCCTATAGTAGTGATCTTTCATTCTTTCGCGACTATTGTCAAAAACAGGGCATCACTGACTGGAAACAGGTGACCAGGGCCACCGTAATCGCTTACCTCTCTGTTCTTCAAGCTAAGGACCGGGCTCCAGCAACCGTAGCCAGGCACCTATCAGCCATCCGTTCCTTTTTTCATTTTCTCAACATGGAATATATCACCTCGGAGGATCCTACTGAGGACCTCGACTCTCCAAAAGGTAACCGGCCTCTTCCCCGAGTGCTATCAATTGATGAGGTAAATCGGCTGCTCGACCAGCCCAATCTTCATACCCCCAACGGACTTCGCGATAAAGCCCTCCTAGAACTTCTATATGGCACGGGTATGCGAGTGTCGGAAGCCGTATCCTTGAATGTTTGCCATATAAATTTTGATCTCGAGATGGTTTGTTGCCTCGGAAAAGGGGGCAAGGAGCGCATTTTGCCCTTAGGATCCATGGCTTTGCAAGCTTTACGCAACTACATCAACTTGGGGAGGCCAAAGTTGGCCAAGACCAAAAGCGAAGAAGCCCTGTTTATCAATCGCTTGGGTACG
- the spoIIM gene encoding stage II sporulation protein M produces the protein MRGLSYKIGNHFRENIVLYALMLLVFSLGAMLGVLGSSGLNDGQVQNLTRYLDLLIQNSQQEIPNSYRLFQRALTINLQSLAAIWLLGLTVIGLPLIGAVIMARGFILGFSIAFLVTQGIEIGGGWIVATCFLPQNLIYVPVLVAAGVRGTLFSLSLTRTTGWRNDRQSTWARFCLYCLFIGILSLLMSFGAWIEGYVSPWLFKLLLS, from the coding sequence ATGCGGGGTCTAAGTTATAAAATTGGGAACCACTTTCGGGAGAATATAGTTCTATATGCACTTATGCTATTGGTCTTTAGCCTAGGTGCTATGCTGGGAGTATTAGGATCCTCGGGGCTCAATGATGGGCAGGTCCAAAACCTTACTCGGTATTTGGACCTGCTTATACAGAATAGCCAACAAGAGATACCCAATTCCTATCGCCTGTTTCAAAGAGCATTGACTATAAATCTTCAAAGTCTAGCGGCTATATGGCTTTTAGGTTTAACGGTAATTGGGCTTCCCCTGATTGGGGCGGTTATCATGGCCCGGGGATTTATTTTAGGTTTTTCGATAGCATTTCTCGTAACCCAGGGAATTGAGATAGGAGGAGGTTGGATCGTCGCTACTTGCTTTCTTCCGCAAAACCTAATTTATGTTCCTGTGTTAGTGGCTGCAGGGGTGCGAGGTACGCTTTTTTCTCTATCGTTGACTCGGACTACCGGATGGCGGAATGATAGACAAAGCACCTGGGCTCGGTTTTGCCTGTACTGCCTTTTCATTGGAATCCTAAGCCTACTTATGAGTTTTGGAGCTTGGATAGAAGGTTATGTGTCTCCATGGCTATTCAAGCTTCTGCTTTCATGA
- a CDS encoding NUDIX hydrolase has protein sequence MELWESPISSNTLYEGHIVRLRLDKVRLINGRSASREVVEHPGAAAVVTLDDQGNTTLVRQFRYPVRRALWEIPAGKLGPGEKPLDCAQRELYEETGFQAGKWEPLGTFYTSPGFCNEMIYLYWARDLSLGTPRRSSEEIMEISQVPLSQTLQMIKNGDIVDAKTIIGCLMALRVCGFR, from the coding sequence ATGGAGTTGTGGGAGTCACCAATAAGTTCCAATACGTTGTACGAAGGACATATCGTGCGTTTGCGTTTAGATAAGGTAAGGCTTATCAATGGCAGATCAGCTTCACGGGAAGTGGTCGAACATCCCGGGGCAGCAGCTGTAGTAACTCTAGATGACCAAGGCAATACGACTTTAGTACGACAGTTTCGTTATCCGGTACGCAGGGCGCTGTGGGAAATCCCTGCAGGCAAGCTTGGCCCTGGAGAAAAACCGCTGGATTGTGCTCAAAGAGAGCTTTATGAGGAAACAGGCTTCCAGGCTGGCAAATGGGAACCCCTTGGGACGTTCTATACATCCCCGGGGTTTTGCAATGAAATGATTTACCTTTATTGGGCTCGAGATCTAAGTCTGGGCACCCCCCGTCGATCTAGTGAAGAGATTATGGAGATTTCGCAGGTACCCCTTAGCCAGACCTTGCAGATGATAAAGAATGGAGACATCGTAGACGCTAAAACCATAATAGGGTGTTTAATGGCTCTTCGTGTATGTGGATTTAGATAA
- the spo0A gene encoding sporulation transcription factor Spo0A has translation MCIGVADRQFDRGAVLSVSNLINVAVVEDNRELCEILKDFINQEEDFNLVGVAYNGLDAIHLIEENNPDVVILDIVMPHLDGIGVLERFQEINLSPRPKIIVLSALGQESMTQRSMQLGADYYIVKPFDLSVLGNRIKQLVNGHNHIAGAAPPKARNLDLEVTKIIHQMGVPAHIKGYQYLREAILLVTEDINLLGAVTKELYPMIAKKYDTTPSRVERAIRHAIELAWDRGNVETINRFFEYTVNMERGKPTNSEFIAMIADKLRIGAR, from the coding sequence ATGTGTATAGGCGTTGCTGATAGGCAGTTCGATCGGGGGGCGGTTTTGAGCGTGTCAAACTTGATCAACGTGGCTGTTGTTGAAGATAACCGAGAGCTTTGTGAGATACTAAAAGATTTTATCAATCAGGAAGAAGATTTCAACCTCGTGGGGGTCGCGTACAATGGCCTAGATGCTATTCACCTCATTGAGGAAAACAACCCCGATGTGGTTATTCTAGACATTGTGATGCCGCATTTGGATGGAATTGGGGTACTGGAACGTTTTCAAGAAATCAATTTATCCCCGAGACCTAAAATCATTGTCCTATCTGCTCTGGGTCAAGAAAGTATGACCCAGCGGTCAATGCAACTAGGGGCGGACTATTACATTGTTAAGCCATTTGACCTTTCTGTACTAGGAAATCGCATCAAGCAGCTGGTCAATGGTCACAACCATATAGCTGGTGCTGCACCACCCAAAGCCAGAAATCTAGATCTAGAAGTTACTAAAATCATTCATCAAATGGGTGTCCCGGCGCACATAAAGGGATACCAATACTTAAGAGAGGCTATTCTCTTGGTGACCGAGGACATTAACTTGCTGGGGGCGGTGACTAAGGAGCTTTACCCAATGATAGCCAAGAAATATGATACTACCCCGAGTCGTGTAGAGCGCGCAATCCGTCATGCCATAGAACTAGCCTGGGATCGGGGTAATGTGGAGACTATAAACCGTTTTTTTGAGTACACGGTAAATATGGAGCGTGGTAAGCCAACCAATTCAGAGTTTATTGCTATGATTGCCGACAAACTTAGAATTGGTGCTCGTTAG
- the spoIVB gene encoding SpoIVB peptidase produces MHLSLKKVIVVGFFLLGLIGCFTSSVSSLYSLPLEQRCIAGSPGPVLPHVPLGVKTYISGPNHGLEVGPSLPPGQVNVSYRLIGLIPLRSTVIKIVPPLELVPGGQSIGVMLQTRGIVVVGFAPVTTVGGRQYSPAKEAGLEIGDQIQTVGGHQVTNSEQAARLVDELGKRRERIEITFKRGSRQLSTMVEPAKCKASGKYRLGLFIRDGTAGVGTLTFYDPHSHIYGALGHLVADPETNQSVELAKGKIVEAVIQTIQKSTSNQPGEKVGVFLEKGSVRGNILKNTKYGIFGELERPPANGVYHTPIPVALASQVQEGPAEILTVVKGNQVERFAVHVEKVMADRKREGKGMVIRITDPKLIKVAGGIVQGMSGSPIIQNGCLVGAVTHVFINNPCRGYGVFIEWMLHESGFWWEFHRRQEPTSADAA; encoded by the coding sequence GTGCACTTATCACTAAAGAAGGTCATTGTGGTTGGCTTTTTTTTGCTTGGTCTCATAGGGTGTTTTACCTCTTCTGTGTCAAGCCTTTACTCCTTGCCGTTGGAACAACGCTGCATAGCTGGTTCTCCTGGCCCTGTTCTACCACATGTACCCCTTGGAGTTAAGACCTACATCAGCGGTCCAAACCATGGCCTGGAAGTGGGCCCTAGTCTACCGCCAGGACAAGTCAATGTAAGTTACCGGTTGATAGGATTAATTCCCTTACGATCCACAGTCATCAAAATAGTGCCACCTCTGGAGCTGGTTCCAGGAGGCCAGTCGATCGGGGTTATGCTTCAAACCAGAGGCATAGTAGTAGTTGGTTTTGCCCCGGTGACTACTGTTGGTGGGCGGCAATACAGTCCAGCCAAGGAGGCGGGACTGGAAATCGGCGATCAGATTCAAACAGTAGGAGGCCACCAAGTAACTAACAGCGAGCAAGCTGCTAGACTCGTTGATGAACTGGGAAAACGGCGGGAAAGAATCGAGATCACTTTTAAACGGGGATCACGACAATTGTCAACCATGGTTGAGCCAGCTAAATGCAAGGCAAGCGGTAAATACCGTTTAGGTCTTTTTATTCGTGACGGGACGGCTGGAGTGGGGACTCTGACGTTTTATGACCCCCATAGTCATATCTATGGCGCTTTAGGGCACCTAGTGGCGGATCCTGAGACTAACCAATCGGTTGAACTTGCTAAAGGGAAGATCGTGGAGGCTGTGATTCAAACTATCCAAAAGAGCACCAGCAACCAGCCGGGCGAAAAGGTAGGGGTATTTTTGGAAAAAGGTAGTGTTAGGGGCAATATCCTAAAAAATACTAAATACGGGATTTTTGGAGAGCTGGAACGGCCGCCGGCAAATGGCGTTTATCATACTCCTATTCCAGTAGCGTTAGCTTCTCAAGTCCAGGAAGGCCCAGCGGAAATTCTAACTGTGGTTAAGGGGAATCAAGTAGAAAGATTTGCTGTACATGTAGAGAAAGTTATGGCGGACCGTAAGCGCGAAGGCAAGGGCATGGTCATAAGGATAACTGACCCAAAACTAATCAAGGTGGCTGGGGGAATTGTCCAAGGCATGAGCGGCAGTCCGATAATTCAAAATGGTTGTCTAGTGGGGGCTGTGACCCATGTCTTCATTAACAACCCCTGCCGTGGATATGGCGTTTTCATAGAGTGGATGCTACATGAAAGTGGGTTCTGGTGGGAGTTTCATAGGAGACAAGAGCCAACCTCTGCCGATGCAGCTTAG
- the recN gene encoding DNA repair protein RecN, whose product MLVSLHICDFALIDDIYLDFDAGLNVLTGETGAGKSIIIDALTLLLGGKGSAEMVKSGSRRAVIEGVLEIRADRWAEVEKAGIVRENDNQLVVSREVSSDGRSVCRVNGHLVTVATLQRLTAGLVDILGQHEYQQILKRQCQLDILDSLGGESLAQTRQKVQELYGQLRSYDREKDELKAEVLDEREIALLESEVEEIERAKLAPGEEERLEAEERMLVHAEKLKLGAEEAYERLYHGSSGPGSVYDQLSQITRQLKELEAMDPSLGSVANRVESCLYEIQEVGETLRDYRDRVDYDPSRLRAVQERLNALRSLFRKYGGSASDILEELEKKRACLASCQDYKSRLEELERNYRLVEQEYLSEARKLSELRKQAGKRLSALLTDRLRLLNMPRAQFKVKFLDTGDFSPHGLDTIEFIFSANPGQPLRPLSKVASGGEMSRFMLAVKTALMEIDPVPTLVFDEIETGISGNAAQVVAKKVSELARFRQVICVSHSPHLASLADRHFYIEKVPTERSTRVTARVLDEDGRLKEIARILSGQDSKIALEHAKELRQRALT is encoded by the coding sequence ATGCTGGTGAGTTTACATATATGTGATTTTGCCCTAATTGATGACATCTATTTGGATTTTGATGCTGGATTAAATGTGCTAACTGGAGAGACGGGTGCTGGAAAGTCGATCATTATCGATGCCTTGACCCTGTTATTAGGGGGCAAGGGATCAGCGGAAATGGTTAAGAGCGGAAGCCGCCGGGCCGTGATTGAAGGCGTGCTTGAGATACGAGCAGATCGCTGGGCGGAAGTAGAGAAGGCCGGGATAGTACGGGAAAACGACAATCAGCTGGTCGTATCGCGGGAGGTCTCTAGTGATGGCCGGAGCGTTTGCCGAGTAAACGGTCATTTGGTGACTGTGGCTACTCTGCAGCGCTTAACAGCCGGTTTAGTGGACATCCTGGGGCAGCACGAGTACCAACAAATCCTCAAGCGCCAATGCCAGCTCGATATTTTGGACAGTTTGGGCGGAGAATCTTTAGCTCAAACGCGCCAAAAGGTTCAGGAACTATATGGCCAACTTCGCTCCTATGATAGGGAGAAAGACGAGTTAAAAGCCGAGGTGCTTGATGAAAGAGAGATTGCTCTTCTCGAGAGTGAAGTCGAGGAAATTGAGAGGGCAAAGCTTGCGCCTGGCGAAGAAGAACGATTGGAAGCTGAAGAAAGGATGCTTGTTCATGCTGAGAAACTGAAACTTGGCGCAGAGGAAGCATATGAGCGGCTATATCATGGTTCCTCAGGCCCCGGCTCGGTTTATGATCAGCTATCGCAAATCACCCGCCAATTGAAAGAATTAGAGGCCATGGATCCTTCCCTTGGGTCAGTAGCTAACAGAGTAGAATCTTGTCTATACGAGATTCAAGAAGTCGGAGAAACCTTGCGGGACTACCGTGACCGAGTTGATTACGATCCGTCCCGCCTGCGGGCGGTTCAAGAGCGGCTAAATGCTCTAAGATCTCTGTTTAGAAAGTACGGAGGTTCTGCCAGCGACATCCTGGAGGAACTGGAGAAAAAAAGGGCCTGCCTGGCATCTTGTCAGGATTATAAAAGCAGGCTAGAGGAGTTGGAGAGAAATTATAGGTTGGTTGAACAAGAATATCTGTCTGAAGCTAGAAAACTAAGTGAACTAAGAAAGCAAGCAGGTAAGCGCTTAAGTGCTTTACTGACCGACAGGCTCCGCCTTCTCAACATGCCTAGGGCACAATTCAAAGTCAAGTTTTTAGATACAGGTGATTTTTCTCCGCATGGCTTAGATACCATAGAGTTTATTTTTAGCGCCAACCCAGGACAACCCCTTCGTCCCTTAAGCAAGGTGGCGTCAGGCGGCGAGATGTCTAGATTTATGTTGGCGGTTAAGACAGCGTTGATGGAAATCGACCCAGTACCAACGCTGGTTTTCGATGAGATTGAGACTGGCATAAGTGGCAATGCGGCTCAGGTAGTTGCGAAAAAAGTATCTGAGTTGGCCCGATTTCGCCAGGTAATCTGCGTAAGCCATTCTCCTCACTTGGCTAGTTTAGCTGACCGCCATTTTTACATTGAAAAAGTTCCTACGGAACGAAGCACAAGAGTGACTGCGAGAGTGCTCGACGAAGATGGTCGACTAAAGGAAATTGCTAGAATACTTTCCGGGCAAGATAGCAAGATAGCTTTGGAGCACGCCAAAGAGTTAAGACAAAGGGCGCTAACCTAA
- the argR gene encoding arginine repressor gives MKAARQRKIIELITQRPISTQERLTAELIEAGFEVSQATVSRDIKEMGLIKVMGRDGNYYYACPNPEAPNPIIRLKRLFADSVLKIDTSDNLVVIKTLPGVAHAVASCIDGIGWPEIIGTVAGDDTILAVIKNRKLAKQIHSRFSEFLTP, from the coding sequence TTGAAAGCAGCCAGGCAGCGGAAGATCATTGAACTTATTACTCAGCGGCCAATATCTACCCAAGAAAGACTTACTGCAGAATTAATTGAAGCTGGATTTGAGGTCAGCCAGGCCACGGTATCCCGCGACATAAAGGAGATGGGCCTAATTAAGGTGATGGGAAGGGACGGCAATTATTATTATGCTTGTCCAAATCCTGAGGCACCAAACCCGATAATCAGGCTAAAACGACTATTTGCTGACTCAGTGTTAAAGATCGACACCAGCGACAACCTCGTGGTTATCAAGACACTTCCCGGAGTTGCTCATGCAGTTGCTTCCTGTATAGACGGGATTGGCTGGCCTGAAATAATTGGTACAGTGGCAGGGGACGATACCATTTTGGCCGTTATCAAGAACAGGAAGTTAGCTAAGCAGATCCACAGCCGGTTTTCTGAGTTTCTTACTCCATAA
- a CDS encoding NAD(+)/NADH kinase, giving the protein MRQVGLMLNLRKPQAVEVGRDLYQWLRKRQIEVLMPIANARAIHCSAGTSEAKVVSQAEVLIILGGDGTLLNGARSAAPFGTPVLGINLGGLGFLTELEPSDLYHGLELLLAGQYTIDERMMLKATVIRQDVEIEHVYALNDAVIAKGAFSRMIRLETQVRGSSIATYPADGLIIATPTGSTAYSLSAGGPVVSPEMRAIIITPICPHTLYSRPLIVSSSEKIVVLLRSEAAEVMLTVDGQRGIKLEASDKIIVEEAEFRAKLVRIKGRGFFEVLQQKLQDNHGVMPWPEE; this is encoded by the coding sequence ATGCGGCAAGTTGGACTAATGTTAAACCTTCGCAAACCACAAGCTGTAGAGGTTGGACGAGACCTATACCAATGGTTAAGGAAACGCCAGATAGAAGTATTGATGCCGATAGCCAATGCCCGAGCTATTCATTGTTCGGCAGGGACCTCTGAAGCAAAAGTAGTTAGCCAGGCAGAGGTTTTGATTATCCTGGGAGGAGACGGGACTCTATTGAACGGCGCAAGGTCTGCAGCGCCTTTCGGCACTCCGGTTTTAGGTATTAACTTAGGAGGTTTGGGATTTCTAACCGAGCTCGAACCTTCAGATCTCTATCATGGTCTAGAACTGCTGTTGGCCGGCCAGTATACAATCGATGAGCGCATGATGCTAAAGGCGACGGTAATAAGGCAGGATGTAGAGATAGAGCATGTCTATGCCTTAAATGATGCTGTGATCGCTAAAGGTGCGTTTTCGAGGATGATAAGGCTCGAAACCCAAGTGCGCGGTTCATCTATTGCTACTTACCCGGCTGATGGCTTGATAATAGCTACTCCTACTGGGTCCACAGCCTACTCCTTATCCGCTGGCGGACCGGTAGTCTCCCCGGAGATGCGGGCCATTATAATAACTCCTATCTGTCCCCATACCCTTTACTCGCGACCACTTATAGTCTCATCTTCAGAAAAGATCGTCGTGCTTTTGCGTTCAGAGGCTGCTGAGGTAATGCTGACAGTTGACGGACAGAGGGGGATCAAATTGGAGGCTAGCGACAAAATCATTGTTGAAGAGGCAGAGTTTAGAGCCAAATTGGTTCGAATCAAAGGTCGTGGCTTTTTTGAGGTCTTGCAGCAAAAGCTCCAGGATAACCATGGTGTCATGCCGTGGCCTGAGGAGTGA
- a CDS encoding TlyA family RNA methyltransferase, whose amino-acid sequence MPTDKLRLDCLLVQRSFFSSREKARAAIMAGQVQVGGRTISKPGTLVSPQADIAVGNQTLPYVSRGGLKLEKAIKEFGLNFINMVVLDVGASTGGFTDCALQHGARRVYALDVGHGLLDWTLRTDPRVVALEKVNVRYLDPEMIPERVDIATVDVSFISLLKILGPVSAVMKRGAHLVALVKPQFEAGRHQVGKHGVVRDASVHCEVLLRITGHMREIGLYPWGLTFSPIRGPKGNIEFLVAADYLVNQHVLLLEAKVKEVVQQSHKLLLGE is encoded by the coding sequence TTGCCAACGGATAAACTCCGCCTCGACTGCCTCCTTGTACAGAGATCATTTTTCTCCAGCCGAGAGAAGGCACGAGCAGCTATCATGGCAGGTCAGGTTCAAGTTGGGGGGCGGACAATCTCTAAACCCGGAACCCTGGTGAGCCCGCAGGCCGATATAGCCGTTGGTAACCAGACGCTACCCTACGTGAGCCGGGGTGGTCTCAAACTGGAAAAGGCAATTAAGGAATTCGGCCTCAATTTTATTAACATGGTTGTACTGGATGTGGGAGCTTCAACGGGAGGGTTTACTGACTGCGCTCTTCAGCATGGTGCCCGCAGGGTTTATGCCCTGGATGTCGGGCACGGATTGTTAGACTGGACCCTGCGTACTGATCCAAGAGTTGTGGCTTTGGAGAAGGTTAACGTTCGCTACCTTGATCCGGAAATGATACCCGAAAGGGTAGATATTGCCACCGTTGATGTATCCTTTATTTCCTTGCTCAAAATACTGGGACCCGTAAGTGCTGTTATGAAGAGGGGGGCTCACCTAGTTGCCTTAGTAAAACCACAGTTTGAGGCTGGTCGGCATCAGGTGGGCAAACATGGCGTGGTAAGAGATGCCTCGGTGCACTGTGAAGTATTGCTGCGGATTACGGGTCACATGCGAGAAATAGGGCTCTATCCTTGGGGTCTAACCTTTTCTCCTATCCGCGGCCCTAAAGGCAATATCGAATTTCTAGTGGCTGCTGATTACCTGGTTAATCAGCATGTGCTGCTTTTAGAAGCTAAAGTCAAAGAGGTGGTCCAACAAAGTCACAAGCTCCTATTGGGGGAGTAA
- a CDS encoding 1-deoxy-D-xylulose-5-phosphate synthase, translated as MIGVFGGRRREKDLRTIDRVNSPSDLKRLGLPQLKKLAAEIREEILATVSTNGGHLAPSLGVVELTLALHIVFNMPKDKIIWDVGHQCYAHKLVTGRRHVFSSLRRSEGISGFPKRGESPYDCFGTGHSSTSISAALGFALARDLRGEDYHVVAVIGDGALTGGMAFEAMNHAGHLGTRLIVILNDNQMSIAKNVGAIATYLSRLRSNPRYSKSKKSIRGFLARLGPVGDMIGRTLDRAKGSFKYLLVPGMYFEQLGFTYLGPIDGHDLVALQQVLNDAKRIDGPVLVHVVTRKGKGYLPAELDPNTFHGVGPFDIDSGRLISAPGPPTYSSVFGNALIEIARERPDVVAITAAMSDGTGLGDFAREFPERFFDVGIAEQHAVTLAAGLAACGMRPVVAIYSTFLQRAYDQLIHDVALQRLPVIFAVDRAGFVGEDGETHQGLFDLSYLGSIPNFTVMAPKDEAELCCMLVTALEIQGPVAIRYPRGRGMGTSMSHRLEPLPLGKAEVLLEGRDAAVFAVGPLAFTALEAAAMLRSEGIEISVVNPRFIKPIDEESLISMARRCRRILTAEENILHGGFGSAVSETLTRNRVSAVQLVTLGVTDEFVKQGNPDEQRSRYYLDASGIANAVRSLVKTTGYRSSQSDASMGRK; from the coding sequence ATGATCGGAGTCTTCGGAGGCCGAAGGAGAGAAAAGGACTTGAGGACGATCGACAGGGTAAATAGCCCTTCCGACTTAAAGAGATTGGGGTTGCCCCAACTGAAAAAGCTTGCAGCCGAGATACGAGAAGAAATTTTGGCTACGGTATCAACCAATGGTGGCCACCTAGCTCCCAGCTTGGGCGTGGTGGAGCTGACCCTAGCCCTGCATATTGTGTTTAACATGCCCAAGGACAAAATCATCTGGGATGTGGGGCACCAGTGCTATGCCCATAAGTTGGTAACTGGGCGAAGGCATGTATTTTCAAGTTTGCGCCGGAGCGAGGGAATAAGTGGTTTCCCAAAGAGAGGGGAAAGCCCTTATGATTGCTTTGGCACTGGCCATAGTAGCACCTCTATATCTGCCGCCTTAGGGTTTGCCTTGGCTAGGGATTTACGGGGAGAGGATTACCATGTTGTAGCTGTTATAGGTGACGGAGCCTTGACGGGCGGTATGGCATTCGAGGCCATGAATCATGCTGGTCACCTTGGCACCAGATTAATCGTGATCCTCAACGATAACCAAATGTCTATTGCCAAGAATGTCGGGGCTATTGCCACCTATCTCAGCCGGCTGAGATCTAACCCGAGATATTCTAAGAGCAAGAAGAGCATTAGAGGCTTTCTAGCCAGGTTAGGTCCTGTAGGAGATATGATTGGAAGAACGCTGGATCGGGCCAAAGGCAGCTTCAAGTATCTCCTAGTTCCAGGAATGTACTTCGAGCAACTTGGCTTCACCTACTTAGGCCCTATCGACGGTCATGACTTGGTAGCACTACAGCAGGTTCTTAATGATGCCAAAAGGATCGATGGCCCAGTTCTTGTTCACGTAGTAACCAGGAAAGGTAAGGGTTATTTGCCTGCTGAGCTGGACCCTAACACGTTTCATGGCGTAGGTCCCTTCGATATTGACAGCGGACGTCTTATTTCTGCGCCGGGGCCGCCAACGTACTCATCGGTATTTGGCAATGCCTTGATTGAGATAGCTCGAGAACGACCAGATGTGGTGGCCATAACCGCAGCCATGTCCGACGGCACCGGCTTGGGCGACTTTGCTCGGGAATTCCCGGAACGGTTTTTTGATGTCGGAATAGCCGAGCAACACGCTGTTACTTTAGCGGCAGGCCTAGCAGCTTGCGGTATGCGACCCGTAGTAGCCATTTACTCAACTTTTTTACAGCGCGCCTATGATCAATTAATTCATGATGTTGCTTTGCAAAGGCTCCCTGTAATCTTTGCTGTAGACCGAGCCGGATTTGTCGGGGAAGATGGGGAAACTCATCAGGGCCTATTTGATCTTTCCTATCTCGGGTCTATACCCAATTTTACAGTCATGGCTCCCAAAGATGAAGCTGAACTTTGCTGCATGTTGGTAACTGCCCTGGAAATCCAGGGTCCTGTAGCTATTAGATATCCTAGGGGAAGGGGAATGGGAACGTCCATGAGCCACCGGCTTGAACCACTTCCCTTAGGTAAGGCAGAGGTTCTTTTGGAGGGGCGAGACGCGGCCGTTTTCGCAGTTGGCCCGTTGGCTTTCACTGCTTTAGAAGCAGCAGCGATGCTCCGTTCCGAAGGGATTGAAATATCCGTAGTTAATCCACGGTTTATAAAGCCCATTGACGAGGAGAGCCTTATATCTATGGCGCGGCGATGCCGCCGCATCCTGACTGCGGAAGAAAACATACTACATGGCGGGTTTGGAAGCGCTGTCAGCGAAACTCTGACTCGAAACCGGGTAAGCGCCGTTCAACTAGTGACCCTAGGAGTTACTGATGAGTTTGTTAAACAAGGTAACCCTGATGAACAGCGTTCACGCTATTACCTCGATGCTAGCGGGATTGCTAACGCAGTTCGCTCCTTGGTTAAAACTACAGGTTACCGAAGCTCTCAGAGCGATGCTTCCATGGGTCGAAAGTGA
- a CDS encoding polyprenyl synthetase family protein: protein MIEGELLTWEEQFGELIEQVDAFLDKTLPSEETYPQSLHRAMRYSVLGRGKRLRPILVMAAARTCGTDPALVLPTAAGIECIHAYSLIHDDLPVMDNSDERRGKPSCHLVFGEAIALLAGDALQALAFELIASNGFDLGLRPQEVLRVVKEVAQACGSQGLVGGQVGDIESQGCQPNQEMINYICSRKTGALIQASVKAGAILARAGEDRIAVLSQYASHLGIAFQIVDDILDLVGNPEKMGKRVGQDEAKHKATYPAAFGLEEAKRKVSKEVAAAISLLQIFGRKADLLRRIADFLLHRDH, encoded by the coding sequence ATGATAGAAGGTGAGTTATTGACCTGGGAAGAACAATTTGGAGAACTAATCGAACAGGTAGATGCTTTTCTTGATAAAACTTTGCCTTCAGAAGAGACATACCCACAAAGCTTGCACCGGGCTATGCGATATAGCGTCTTGGGGAGGGGTAAGCGGTTGCGGCCTATCTTAGTAATGGCCGCAGCGCGGACCTGCGGAACGGATCCTGCCCTTGTATTGCCGACAGCAGCGGGTATCGAATGTATCCACGCCTACAGCCTCATACATGATGATCTGCCAGTTATGGACAATAGCGACGAGCGGCGCGGTAAGCCTTCTTGCCATCTGGTATTCGGGGAGGCCATTGCTTTGCTCGCCGGCGATGCTTTACAGGCGTTGGCCTTCGAACTGATAGCTAGTAATGGCTTTGACCTAGGTCTTAGGCCTCAAGAGGTTCTACGGGTGGTTAAGGAAGTTGCCCAAGCTTGTGGATCTCAGGGCTTGGTGGGAGGACAAGTTGGAGACATAGAGAGCCAAGGTTGCCAACCCAACCAGGAAATGATCAACTACATTTGTTCCCGCAAGACTGGTGCCCTAATTCAGGCCTCGGTCAAAGCCGGGGCAATTTTAGCAAGAGCAGGTGAGGATAGAATCGCAGTGCTGTCCCAGTACGCTAGTCACCTTGGCATAGCATTCCAGATAGTAGACGACATCCTTGATTTGGTAGGCAACCCTGAAAAGATGGGTAAGCGGGTGGGTCAAGATGAAGCCAAGCACAAAGCCACTTATCCTGCAGCATTTGGTTTAGAAGAGGCAAAAAGGAAGGTCAGCAAGGAAGTTGCTGCTGCCATTAGCCTCTTACAAATATTCGGTCGTAAGGCTGACCTTTTGCGCCGAATAGCGGACTTTTTGCTACATCGTGACCACTAG